The DNA region CCATTATATAAGAAAATAATAGGCTTAGGCTAACATTCATGGATTAACTTATCTTCGCCCAACACACCTTGTGAAACCTACTTAGCATGAATATATCAAATAACTTTATTAAGAGTTTTCTGTTATGCCTAGTGATTCCCAGTTTAAATACCACATCCAAAAGTATAGAAAAAGGACCTCCGACATTTAAAATAGTTCTCAAAACTTTATTCTGCAAAAGGCACACTGGATCACATCCAGTATTTCTGAAAATAAATACATGTACCACATGGTAGTTTTAATTAGACGGCATAACAAACTAATTAAATCTGTCTCCGTCATCAACTGTCAGAATTAGATGCCACTGCAACCTAATCCGCATCCACGTCAATCCTTTTCCATCATGTTATGACGAGCATTTCCAGAATGCTATTTGAAAGTCAAATCAAATTCAGAAAAAACTGCACAACATAGCTGAGCATGGTCAAGCAAAGGGGGCGATAAAACCAAATATACACAAGGAAGATACACACCTGTTAAGAACGGCATGTACAGGCGACATCTGTTCAAAAGCTTCTGCATAAATGCAAGTTAAGATAGCGACCAGAGACAGCAATGGATGATAAAACAGAATAGTAAAACTCAGAAGAAACCTTACAAGACAAATCGCCAGAGGAAATAACAAAGTCACCGAGAAAGAAAGCCTTTCAGGTTTCACGTGATCTTGTTTCTTCCAAAAAATATAGCGACCATTACAACTCACGAGAGCAACTGACTTCCACAGTTCAGAGCACGACTCAGTGGCCCAAGCTTCAAGCTCGTCATGCTGGCTTCAAACAGAATTACAAAGTGAAACCAAGTTCTTTAATGGAGAATAACAGTGTAAATTACAATACAGCACCACAAACAGAAAGAAATCCTAAAAAAGAAACTACGAAGATGTTCATCATACATGGCCAATTTACTGTAGTTAATGGACAGAAAGATTAGGCATTGCATTAGCAAATGCTAATGCAAAGGTATTCCTAATATACAACAGCACATGATGTCCTCAAAATTTACATGCCTGTAAGGTTTCCCCACTTCCTGACTGCACAGAACAGAGAACCATGGTACACATAGCAGGATGGGAAACAAAGATTAAATGGTCTCACCATGTGAGCCGCTACCCTAACAAACAACACCTCCGAAAAGCCTAAGCTTGCCTTGAAGACGACGGTTCACCCAGTGAAACAGAAGTAAACGAGGATGCCCAAGCTCGGGCGTTACTTGCTCCTTTCCTTAGGTCTGTTGCCTTATTGCTCAGTCTAAGCTTGCTCCAAAGCCTCCTCACATCAAGTACATTCAATGCTCGATCCAAGAGCTGGTTTGAACCCCTACGGATCCCCAAGTTTAAGTTTTGGACACGCACAACTAAGAAGGCTCTCAAATGAGACATGGCAACAGGTATGAAGTGCGCTGCAACCTTCAGAATGATAAAAAGAACTGCAAGCAACAAAAAGGGCTCATCGTTTGCCATTTCATGAAGCGATCGATCCCATGGCATTATGGACCTCAAGTTTCCTCTTCCCTCTTGCTGCACAATATCAAGATGCGCAATAGGATCTAGACCTGCAGCAGGAAAACATCCATCAGAAAAATGCTTTAAAGTACTATAAGGGACCTAATGGTACAATTATCCATGTGACCACAAATGTGTCATATAACATATCCCTGTTTAGTTATTTGGTGTGGAGTCAATCCATATTATAATGACATGTTGCTATGAGCATGCCCATTGCCACATAAACTATTACACCAGGCTGCTTGTGTACATTCACAAGCATCAATTATTCAAAACCTCAAAGAGTAAAACATCATAATTAGATAAAAATTTTGATGCATGACCACATTGGGGCCATGGGTAAAGAGCATTCGAGGCTTTTTCATTCATGGGTGCAGTTGATTCACCATTATGCAGCAGTAATAATTTCCAAGATAAAAACTAAAAAGCACACAACCAACTAAAAAATAATGTTAAAGAAAAATAATCCAATGAATTTCCAATAAAGGGAACCCAAGGATTATATTCTCAATCATTAGATCTGCTCAAGTCTCAAGTAAAGTATATTATAAAGAAACTGTGTTCATTCAATAAAGCTATGTATGCATGAAGATGAATTGTTCATACCTGTAGTTTCTTTATAGAAATCTACCAGAGAGCTGAGATCTTTTGAACCTCGATACCGAACCATCGTAGTCTCATTTACCAGAAGAATGGCTGGGACCCCACGAACACCATATCTTGAAAACAAACTACAGTGAGCAGATGCAGTACAATGAGCAGCAATCCGCTGAACAAATGATTTTTTGTTCAATAATTCAGCAGACTAACACTAAAGCATTCAACATTCACATACCTAGGTGTAGTAGAAGATTCTTCAACAGCAAAGTGATGTATCTGAGGGTACATAGTGCTGAGAGCTTGAAATATTGGTCGGAATTTGCTTGAAAATGGACACCATGCAGCGTAAAAGAGAATGGAGTATGAAGCACCCCTACGCCGAAGGTTCAACTCTGTATCAACAGCCTCTCCACTCACCTTCAGCAGAAGACAAGGTATATTAAGTACTACTGAAGAAGCCACAACTTTCCCAGTTTCGTTAACTATCCACATTCGTTGCACTGCCAGGGTTTTCAATTAATCAAGTGACAAAACAAGATTCTTCATCAAGTAAAAATGTGCCAACAGTGGATGAAAATAAGCTGGTTAATGGATCTACAGAAAATTAGGATGATCTGTTTCATCATAACAGGAATAGTTTTAGGTTGATACTATTTCCCATTTCATTGCCAACATTAGCCAAAAAAATAAGTAAACATAATTTAGCCAAATTTCTTACAAATCCTGTTTCAATTGAAATGCAGCCTTTTCGCTTTGTACATGGATGCACATGTCACAACCAGTCAAATATGCCTCGAGTTTGGTAAAAACTTTCAAAATCCAAACCGACATCTCATATTGCAGTTATGATAGCAATCTTGCAGCATTTTGGATGGTTAGGACAATACATGCATGTACAAgtagttttgcactttctcaaTATTTATACATATTTCGCTATAAAAAGTGAAGTTTACGATGTAGATATTATTTAGAGAACAAACAACTAATATTCTCAGCCATTTGATCACTGATTGAAAAATACTGTTGCTGTAGCTCATGGAATGATTGAGTAAAAGTTACTAAAAAAATAACTTCTCTACTGTCAAATTGCTTGATTAAGTATGAGGGCATGCATATCATGTGGTATCATCATTGCATCCTAAACGTGTCTTTCTTTGCTGAAACCCAGACACGCACAATCCATGTTGCCCCATACCTTCCTTTGAATTTTGCCCCAATTCCCAAATTCTCTCGAGCCAAAAACTACTTGACCGCCCCATTTTTAAGTCCACCAGCCTCCTTCTGTTTATTATCAACCAATTGCATTCATAAACACATTTTCAGCACAAGCAAAGGTTTATTGAGTGACTGGATTCCTCAATAGCTCTGGTTTATTGTATAACTGCGCCTCAGAAAGTTTCCATGTCGCTAATTTTGCTGCTTTAGTTTTTAAAGACAAGACTAATTAGCTAGGTACAATATTCGCACCCATCAAATGCGAATATTTCTAGCagggaaaaaaataaaaacaaaaaTATCACCGCATCTTTCTCTATCACCCTCCTCTAATATCTCGTATCCCGAAGGCGaattaaaaagaaaaacaaCACGTCGCTACTGTTAGATGAGCCTAGCGTCTGTAGGAGTCAGTTAGATTTGCATGTGTTTTTTCTGTTAGTCATGTGCATGAGGACCGGCTTGTGGTTGCCGTGCGCATCGTGCCCGTGAAGATAGCTCGCGCTAGACTCGGACAACCGGAGGTGAGCGCACATCGTGGACGTGGGGATGGACGCGTCGTTAGCGCGGTGTGCGGGTTGCCACCGGAGTCTGTTGCTTTGTTTTCAATAAAGGAGAAGGAAAAACCAGAAAACGCTGCGGGTTTTGGGCAGCACAAAAACT from Panicum hallii strain FIL2 chromosome 9, PHallii_v3.1, whole genome shotgun sequence includes:
- the LOC112874285 gene encoding 5'-adenylylsulfate reductase-like 5 isoform X1 translates to MMRCAAAAAAVAVAVALALVAAVAGAAAAAGSPGAGTCARRDAPPFLDAVGSRCPFVRIEPSPPLEVSGEAVDTELNLRRRGASYSILFYAAWCPFSSKFRPIFQALSTMYPQIHHFAVEESSTTPSLFSRYGVRGVPAILLVNETTMVRYRGSKDLSSLVDFYKETTGLDPIAHLDIVQQEGRGNLRSIMPWDRSLHEMANDEPFLLLAVLFIILKVAAHFIPVAMSHLRAFLVVRVQNLNLGIRRGSNQLLDRALNVLDVRRLWSKLRLSNKATDLRKGASNARAWASSFTSVSLGEPSSSRQA
- the LOC112874285 gene encoding 5'-adenylylsulfate reductase-like 5 isoform X2, encoding MMRCAAAAAAVAVAVALALVAAVAGAAAAAGSPGAGTCARRDAPPFLDAVGSRCPFVRIEPSPPLEVSGEAVDTELNLRRRGASYSILFYAAWCPFSSKFRPIFQALSTMYPQIHHFAVEESSTTPRYGVRGVPAILLVNETTMVRYRGSKDLSSLVDFYKETTGLDPIAHLDIVQQEGRGNLRSIMPWDRSLHEMANDEPFLLLAVLFIILKVAAHFIPVAMSHLRAFLVVRVQNLNLGIRRGSNQLLDRALNVLDVRRLWSKLRLSNKATDLRKGASNARAWASSFTSVSLGEPSSSRQA